The bacterium genome contains the following window.
TGCACATTCTCACGCTTAAATGATCTGACGATTTCATTCGTGTGGTCCGTGACCGCGTCCGTACCGACGACAATCTCGAGTCGGTCTGCCGGGTAGTCAAAGGCCAGGCAGTTCCTGATCTTGTCGGCGATGCACAGTTCCTCATTCCAAGCCGCGATGACCACCGACACACGCGGTAGCTCCACGGCCTGGGCGGCCGCTGGCTTTGACCGTTTCAGTACGACCAACAGAACCAACAGTATCGGGAACAACACCCAGTTGTATATCATGACACCAATCGGAACCCAGATCAACAGGATGGCAGTCAGGCTGGTCACGAGAACGCCTAGCAAAGCCACCTTCTCGGTGCCGCATCGCGGATGCCGCCTTGGGCTAGGACGTGGCGATATACCTCGAGATGCTGAACAGCAGACTTGGACCATGAGAAGTCGGCCGAGCGTGCCAGTCCTCGTCGTCGGAACTCGGCACGCAGTTCAGCGTTTTGAAGGATGCGCCGCAGGGCTCTCTCCAGTGCCGCGACATCGTTTGCGGGAAACAGCAAGGCGGCGCCGCCGGCGACCTCCGGGAGCGACGACGAGTTTGAGGCCACGACGGGTGTCCCGCAGGCCATCGCCTCTACGATGGGCAGGCCGAATCCTTCGAACAAAGACGGAAAGACCAGCACTTGCGCGAGGTTGTATAGCCCGCGCATCATTTCCTGCGGCACATAGCCGAGAAAGTGCGTACTGTCAATAATGCCCAGCTCAAGAGC
Protein-coding sequences here:
- a CDS encoding glycosyltransferase family 1 protein; this translates as IHHGIDDCYVPCHDREYLTQIREQLGLPMLYILHVGVVEARKNIETLLRAGAPLVRDGIVDGIVLAGRDGRGADSVRRVALELGIIDSTHFLGYVPQEMMRGLYNLAQVLVFPSLFEGFGLPIVEAMACGTPVVASNSSSLPEVAGGAALLFPANDVAALERALRRILQNAELRAEFRRRGLARSADFSWSKSAVQHLEVYRHVLAQGGIRDAAPRRWLC